A region of Toxorhynchites rutilus septentrionalis strain SRP chromosome 1, ASM2978413v1, whole genome shotgun sequence DNA encodes the following proteins:
- the LOC129774671 gene encoding uncharacterized protein LOC129774671, whose protein sequence is MLLEIMLYLRSLRMFLNSDSSPRKTINSIFWLCCLLTVMFFYFKRSLELVLRRGRIRTLKHSQTIQLAWNICFYAAATVFLGLYHKLLIRPEIRNQSSKYFPQYNNTIFLTACDSVKFEIVTMVLVAFDIIGTMVRMRNHDYSEAISKSFYASLLLCCFMLRLENYSVLLNIYLGVYNVFQETLLLLSLHTSKKCDTTLRLYVILNFSSWSYLFLNILPFEFLIPTLYANSKELHLYLNVIFWLWYCSCIWNSPILKLLYHKIYHLHPYDCIGGESSVRCILLNDNRRFRHYRNLERAYLELKLYHDKSKIVGTRHGGTENSSAKAFQTIKCVLALKRKLKRMRENRDQLSVD, encoded by the exons ATGTTGCTTGAAATTATGCTTTACCTACGCTCGCTCAGAATGTTTTTGAACAGCGATAGCAGCCCACGGAAAACGATAAATTCGATATTTTGGTTGTGCTGTTTACTAACAGTAATGTTTTTCTACTTCAAAAGAAGCTTGGAG CTGGTCCTCCGACGTGGTCGCATCCGGACGTTGAAACATTCCCAAACCATCCAACTTGCGTGGAACATTTGCTTTTACGCAGCTGCCACAGTATTCCTCGGACTATATCACAAGCTATTGATACGCCCAGAAATCCGCAACCAGAGTAGTAAGTACTTCCCGCAGTACAATAACACAATCTTCCTGACTGCATGCGATTCGGTCAAGTTCGAGATTGTAACTATGGTGCTGGTGGCATTTGATATAATCGGAACCATGGTCCGCATGAGAAATCATGACTATTCGGAAGCAATTTCGAAATCCTTCTACGCTTCACTTCTGCTTTGTTGCTTCATGTTACGGTTGGAAAACTACAGCGTTCTTCTCAATATCTATCTGGGCGTATACAACGTTTTCCAAGAAACACTTCTCCTACTTTCGTTACATACTAGTAAAAAGTGTGATACTACATTAAGGCTATATGTGATACTTAATTTTAGCTCGTG GTCTTACCTCTTCCTCAATATACTACCATTCGAGTTCCTCATTCCCACGCTGTATGCCAATAGTAAAGAGCTTCATCTTtatttgaatgtaattttttggTTGTGGTATTGTTCATGCATTTGGAACTCGCCAATCCTCAAATTGCTCTATCATAAAATCTACCATCTGCATCCGTACGATTGCATAGGAGGGGAATCTTCGGTACGATGCATACTTCTGAACGATAACCGAAGGTTTCGTCACTATCGAAATCTGGAACGAGCATATCTTGAGTTGAAGCTCTATCACGA tAAAAGCAAAATCGTCGGTACAAGACATGGAGGGACCGAGAACTCGTCAGCAAAGGCCTTCCAGACtataaaat GCGTTCTTGCACTCAAAAGAAAGTTGAAACGGATGCGTGAGAATCGAGATCAACTCTCCGTGGATTAA